Genomic DNA from Cloeon dipterum chromosome 3, ieCloDipt1.1, whole genome shotgun sequence:
agtttaatcaGGAGACTTCTTTTATGCAATGACTGCGTATCtcattttccataaaatataGATGGTCtacatattttacaattaattaacatgaCTTGTAAtaacaattcaaaaatatatgataCACATAGGCAACAAATTATCGTTAGGGCTTTCTTACATGATTGTAAAAATGGTAGCTTTTAAGtgtattacttttttattatttaatttatacctTTCTTGTCGTTACGAGGAAAGctatattttataaacacaTTAATCATGTCATTCGTTTAagtaaattgcaaaataaagctGCACTTGTTTCAAAAGAAGTTAattcttgttatttttgctcaaagcatttaaggaaaaaatcgagataaaaaggtgaaaatgcacaaaaatctTTGGTTAATCGTAATtcacatttacaaaaagcagcgcACATTTGGACTAGGAATAGTTATTATTCTCATTTTGAATATCAATGGGAAGACTACTCATAAAAGAGATACTCACTCTGCAGAAGTGACAGAAGACAGGGCAGAATTGGGAATGCACTGACGAGGGGTTTCTTTCTAAGTTGCTAACTGACAAACAGCGGTATTGACACAACCCGTTAAATCATATTAACAACTTATactcattcaaaatttatcttgcTTCACGCTAGCATGATTTAGTTGGTAACAGCACCCACTTACAAGTATCAGAAATCGAGGCTTCGAAATCCCATTAGAAAAAATCTTATATGAATACAATTTGTTGAATGAGAGGAGGACTGAGCCTAAAAACGGGAGTACTCATTGCGTTTTGAAGTTTCAAACCCGGCCTTACAGGCATGCACCCTTCAGATAATATTGCAATGCCAAGTCTCTTCAAGCAAGCGAATTAGATACCATTTTAGGGTATACATCCAGTTTCCTTTAATTTGCAGAGTCTTTTAAGATATTCATCAACATAATCAAATTTCACGCTTTCCTAGATCCATAACAATAATATACGCCCACCAGGCACTAAATTTTAGCGACAACTGGTGTTTCGGAGCTATATAATTACATTAACAGTATCTAGTGTTGCTCCTTTTTTAGGATGGACTGTTACATGCTGATTATCAATCTGCTACAAGTTAGATTTCAACCGAACCCTAATAGAAGAAGCACTAAAACTCATCAAAACTCTCCAATTGATAACGTGACACCATTAGATGAAACCAGTCTACTTTAAAGCCAAGAGAAAAGCACTTGGACACTGTGGAGGACCTTCTACGCGCCGAAACTCGCTTCCAGTGGCAGTGATGCATAATTTTTGAGAGATCAAAAGTCTGCAAAGTGCATATATAGTGAGTTTAATTAAGCTTCattatggaattaaaaaaaaattaatcatgtaCCTCTACTGCACCCAGCTTGCAGGCACCCACAGGGGCTCTGTTTCCAGCCTTTGAACTGCTTGCACCAAATGCTCGAATGCTATAGAGAGGTCGGCATTTTCAATTACTTCGTCAAACCAGTGTCCGTAGAGAAATTCAATTCTGGCAGCGCTTCGCTCAATTTCTTCAAACTCTTCGTCCTgtcaaaaatcaagttttaatttttccctcattGAATTCAGCATTAAATTACCGTGAAGCCTCTTGAGTTAGCCTCGTCAAAAGTAGATCTGGCGTATGCTTCATGGCGTGTCTCTTTTAGAATGTCAAAGGATGGTGGTTTAATGTAAACCACAAAGGGCTTTATATCAGGTGTTCTCAACATTTTGAGGGCCTAAAAGTTGTATATTACTTGCATGTTCTGAAATAGGCGAATAATGATTAATTACCTGGTAGTGAGGGTTTAGAATGCAGACATATCCAGCGTTGATTATTGATTTGACACTGTCAGCTGATGTCCCATAAAGGTTGCCCTTATATTCGCCATGCTCAAGGAATTTACCAGCAGCAATGTCTTCCTCCATTTTTTCTCTACTTACGAAGTAGTACTCTTTACCATTGATCTCTCCGTGCTTAATTGGTCTGGTTGTAACTgcaaaaaagttcaaaagatCCATCAGTGTATAGAGTTGACTTTCAACAAATTAGACTCCTCTAATTAAGGGAAAAGctctttcaaacaattttaaccttttgaaTTTAGCACTAAACTTTACAAAATGGATTGCAACAAGTCTTtctaatgataaaataaaaactatttttcaagcaggttaaaaatttgtcccAAAAGATGATCAcacttttaactttaaaatgtattaactGATATCACAATTCTTACAAGGTATAGTAGTTTTGAATTTGTCCGGGTCAAGGGCCATAAGTCTCCGTTTTAGTTCGTTGCGACCAATGCCAGGGGGGCCAATGAGCACGACAGGCCGCTGAAGCCCTGGTCTGGGATAGAGCTTGGCCACCTCTTCATAGGTAGCGATTTCTTCACGATCGAAGTCGTCATTCTCTGCGGTTGCATACATTATCTTTTTAGTTCTGGGTTTTGAGGCACACCTTGGGGATTTTGGGGACTGACATCCTGGCAGTACTGAAAGAGAACACAGACCTGCGGAAGAAAATTTAGTACATTGTAATTATTGACTGTCTGGATCGGCGCTCAGGTTTGCTGTCTGTCCAACTTCCTTTCTCTTTGTCTAGAAGAAAGCAGACCTCATAGCAAGTTCAAAATTGTGGGTTAAACTTCAACTCATGCAAGTAAGTGTGCAGTGATAGTTTTAGGCGGGAATTTTTTGTGTAGTTAAGATGAAGAGATTGTGTGCTGAAAACATATGCTGGAGTAACTGTATCCtcttattaaaaagttaaatcctgtaaaaatgaatttaattgtgtttgtgaaaatggaaatttgttgTAATATGAAGCTGTGATGTGATTTCAGTTGTGAGAATCGATATTCCAGGGtttgccaataaaataaatttagcttaCCTCACTTACATGTGACAATGAAGGTAAATAAATGACAAACACGTGTAACTCAATTCCAATATAAATGTAGCTcttaaaaaaaggcaaaaagtgATAGTTGACATTGCTTATTCATCATGACCAATGATCAGATGCTTAATACTTCGATTTTCCCATGGCGAATTTGAAGCTAGTTTCGAAAACCCTGGATAGTAATTGTGTGATAAAGGAGTTGTAAAATGTTGTAAAAGGTAGAAATTCCGTGAGTAAAAGTGTTCTGAAGCTCAGGACGAGCAccaaattcgtaaaatttacTCAGGCAAGAGTTGTGTCCCGTCAAGGTGTACTATATTCTGCAGCCAGACACAGGTTATGTGCCATATttgttttgtcattttaatagAGTGTACTCAAAGAATTAAAGCCAGTGAGgagtaaataaacaaaattcaagatGGCAAAAGCAGCTTTGATTCATTTACTGAGACTGCAACTTGCCTGGCTGAATATGattttatacacacacaagTATTGGACATGCTGAAACTGCAGCTGCTGAAATCAGAGCAGAGAATATCGCTAAAGAGGGGCAGGCTGAAGGGGCACCACCACACCACACGTTAATTGGCCATGAAGCATGTTAGTCAGATCACCACAGGCCGAAAACCTACTCACCAAGGTTGGCAACATCTAGTCCCTTGAGAGACCTCTCATGGACGATTCTCTTCTCTTGGAGAGCTCTGCTTGGAATGAGACCTGCTCGCATATTGCGGTCATATTCCTTTCGAGCCTGCCACCTGTCACATCAAATTTACAATCATTCTAGAGCAAACAAATCAAGTGAATGAAAGTTTACCAGTAGGCGTCATCTTGGCTGACTATGTGCAAGATGTCACCCTTCTCAAAGTCGAGGCCTGCCTCCTTGCAAGGAATGTAAGGGTCACTGGTCGCACAGTAGTCAAAGTGCGCCCGAACTCGGACCTTGCTCTCTCGCAAGTTGCCTTTCGCATCGGCTGGCACCAATTTGAATGTAATTGTTCCCTCAGAATTTTGCTAAATGTTCATATGAAAGTTGGattaaagtaataaaaaaaaaatcgtaaatgaAAACGCACCAAAATTTGAAGCACATCATTAGGAGATTTTCCCTCAGTGCATATGTTGTTCACTTCAACCACTTCGTCTCCAACGTGAATCAAACCAGATCGATCGGCGGCACCTCCATGCATGATTCTTGCAATCACAATTTTGCCGGTTTCTTCATCCGTCTTAATGGTAGCACCCTGGAAAGccaatggatttttaaaaaacatacatTTACAGTCtacatcaaaataaaacagcaaaaGCCATGGGTGCGAAATAAATACTTGCTATAATTagattgcatttttatctgtGTGAAATAGATAATAAAGTATTGTAGATAAGTACaccagtttgaaattaaaagagcaaaaacaacAGAAATCCGACACTAAATAATGTAAAAGTGCCATtcaagaaaacaaaagcggAAAACGcgtaaaactaaaaattggaaCATTGCGTGTGATATCTAACACATCCCTAGTTAGGCAATTGTATTCATCCATGCTAACAGAGAGAGGTGCTGCTTTAGTTGCTAGCACTTACCACAATTGGCTCAGCGCTTTTAGCGCCCTCCTGAGCAAATGCAagagtcaaattttatttctttttgaaaagaaatgccAATATGTTAAACCAAACTTGTGGTTGTAGATGAAATTGTACAGTGAAAGTATTTAAAGTAGCAAACGAAGAAGGACTGACCAGCGGTTCGTTGCTCTTCACGAGttgaactatttttattgtttcttcaTCCTCGTCAATGTCTATTGGCACTTCAGGTAGAACGGGATAGTAATCTTTCTGTGCAATGCAATCGTGCGCATACAGCAGACCCTGAAATTGcgaaaggaataaatttaaaagcttaacGCAAAAGCAACTTTATCGGATTTACTCTTATCAGTATTATTACCAACAAGTTTATTTTCGTCACGACAAACTTCAAGCTAATCACCTGTATATGTGGCGTTTGAAGCAAAGTGAGCAGCTCCTGTCCATTTTGTCGGCTGTCCCAAGACTTTTTGGGCTGCTCGATTAATGGCAGGACGTCGGCGAGCGCTTCGAGGGCTGCCTGCACAGAACTGTCGACCACGGGATTGAACCGGCCGTCCCTAGTGTTAGTGCTGGCCAGAACCTTGTTGTGGATGTGCACGAGCGAGTGCAGCTCTTGCTTTTGGAGGAGCTCGCTGAGGAAGGCGAACTCTTCGGTGCATGGAAGGTCGTCCCGAGACTCTTCAAGGGTCACCAGCAGACGAGACAGTGCTGCACCAAACATAATTACACAATCCagtcaaacaaataaatcagaacAGGATGTGATCCGCGTGACAGATGTCGGCTTAAATTGATTTGACTCTACATTACTCATGGTCGAGCAGGATCAATGTGGATGAAAGTTTAATGAGCTTTACCTGGGTCCCAGTTCCTGTTGTCCATGACGAGGGCCGTGCTCATCTATCCTTCAAATAATTCACTAGCCAGCCCTCGAGGCAGAGCTGGAAAAGCACAGCCAAAAGAGTATGAGAAACCAACAAAGTGAACGTGCCGCAGAAAGAATATGGCGTGATTATCTTTTTCAGAACGATCCCCTCAAAAAGTAATGAAGCTTGAGTCAGAGAGGGTGGCTCAGTCGCTGTTGCTCGTCCAGTGGTTAAACTTTAAGGAAGTATggagtttaaataattacttgctttcaatcaaaaaaattccaaaatattaaaattaaattcaataattttacttaaatttaaatcattaactTATTTCTTTAACTAACAagaagatatatttttactgtaaaattatgtaaattcaTTTGTTATAGCTAAATATGCAACTATTATTATGCAATTATTATAAGActctatataatatatatatatatatcaatatatatatatatatatatatatatatatatatatatatatatatatatatatatatatatatatatatatagtgaaatcgtaaatttaaaaagggcaatttacaaaaaaaatattaatgatgtTCCGCTTAATAGAGCAATATTTAAGTGTAAGTAAATGATCACACcacttgatatttattttccataatttcagTTGTTTGTGGTTGCTCCTCTATAActtattatcaaattaatattaatgttggttttttaataaatctaattttatatgAAAGAAATAATGCTGACACTTATTGGTCTTTGGTGGCAGTAAGACCCTACCCCAGAGGAGGAGAAAAGCCTAATTCAGAGCACCTTTTCAAC
This window encodes:
- the metro gene encoding MAGUK p55 subfamily member 7 isoform X1 → MSTALVMDNRNWDPALSRLLVTLEESRDDLPCTEEFAFLSELLQKQELHSLVHIHNKVLASTNTRDGRFNPVVDSSVQAALEALADVLPLIEQPKKSWDSRQNGQELLTLLQTPHIQGLLYAHDCIAQKDYYPVLPEVPIDIDEDEETIKIVQLVKSNEPLEGAKSAEPIVGATIKTDEETGKIVIARIMHGGAADRSGLIHVGDEVVEVNNICTEGKSPNDVLQILQNSEGTITFKLVPADAKGNLRESKVRVRAHFDYCATSDPYIPCKEAGLDFEKGDILHIVSQDDAYWWQARKEYDRNMRAGLIPSRALQEKRIVHERSLKGLDVANLGLCSLSVLPGCQSPKSPRCASKPRTKKIMYATAENDDFDREEIATYEEVAKLYPRPGLQRPVVLIGPPGIGRNELKRRLMALDPDKFKTTIPFTTRPIKHGEINGKEYYFVSREKMEEDIAAGKFLEHGEYKGNLYGTSADSVKSIINAGYVCILNPHYQALKMLRTPDIKPFVVYIKPPSFDILKETRHEAYARSTFDEANSRGFTDEEFEEIERSAARIEFLYGHWFDEVIENADLSIAFEHLVQAVQRLETEPLWVPASWVQ
- the metro gene encoding MAGUK p55 subfamily member 7 isoform X2 — its product is MSTALVMDNRNWDPALSRLLVTLEESRDDLPCTEEFAFLSELLQKQELHSLVHIHNKVLASTNTRDGRFNPVVDSSVQAALEALADVLPLIEQPKKSWDSRQNGQELLTLLQTPHIQGLLYAHDCIAQKDYYPVLPEVPIDIDEDEETIKIVQLVKSNEPLGATIKTDEETGKIVIARIMHGGAADRSGLIHVGDEVVEVNNICTEGKSPNDVLQILQNSEGTITFKLVPADAKGNLRESKVRVRAHFDYCATSDPYIPCKEAGLDFEKGDILHIVSQDDAYWWQARKEYDRNMRAGLIPSRALQEKRIVHERSLKGLDVANLGLCSLSVLPGCQSPKSPRCASKPRTKKIMYATAENDDFDREEIATYEEVAKLYPRPGLQRPVVLIGPPGIGRNELKRRLMALDPDKFKTTIPFTTRPIKHGEINGKEYYFVSREKMEEDIAAGKFLEHGEYKGNLYGTSADSVKSIINAGYVCILNPHYQALKMLRTPDIKPFVVYIKPPSFDILKETRHEAYARSTFDEANSRGFTDEEFEEIERSAARIEFLYGHWFDEVIENADLSIAFEHLVQAVQRLETEPLWVPASWVQ
- the metro gene encoding MAGUK p55 subfamily member 7 isoform X4 — translated: MSTALVMDNRNWDPALSRLLVTLEESRDDLPCTEEFAFLSELLQKQELHSLVHIHNKVLASTNTRDGRFNPVVDSSVQAALEALADVLPLIEQPKKSWDSRQNGQELLTLLQTPHIQGLLYAHDCIAQKDYYPVLPEVPIDIDEDEETIKIVQLVKSNEPLGATIKTDEETGKIVIARIMHGGAADRSGLIHVGDEVVEVNNICTEGKSPNDVLQILQNSEGTITFKLVPADAKGNLRESKVRVRAHFDYCATSDPYIPCKEAGLDFEKGDILHIVSQDDAYWWQARKEYDRNMRAGLIPSRALQEKRIVHERSLKGLDVANLENDDFDREEIATYEEVAKLYPRPGLQRPVVLIGPPGIGRNELKRRLMALDPDKFKTTIPFTTRPIKHGEINGKEYYFVSREKMEEDIAAGKFLEHGEYKGNLYGTSADSVKSIINAGYVCILNPHYQALKMLRTPDIKPFVVYIKPPSFDILKETRHEAYARSTFDEANSRGFTDEEFEEIERSAARIEFLYGHWFDEVIENADLSIAFEHLVQAVQRLETEPLWVPASWVQ
- the metro gene encoding MAGUK p55 subfamily member 7 isoform X3 — translated: MSTALVMDNRNWDPALSRLLVTLEESRDDLPCTEEFAFLSELLQKQELHSLVHIHNKVLASTNTRDGRFNPVVDSSVQAALEALADVLPLIEQPKKSWDSRQNGQELLTLLQTPHIQGLLYAHDCIAQKDYYPVLPEVPIDIDEDEETIKIVQLVKSNEPLEGAKSAEPIVGATIKTDEETGKIVIARIMHGGAADRSGLIHVGDEVVEVNNICTEGKSPNDVLQILQNSEGTITFKLVPADAKGNLRESKVRVRAHFDYCATSDPYIPCKEAGLDFEKGDILHIVSQDDAYWWQARKEYDRNMRAGLIPSRALQEKRIVHERSLKGLDVANLENDDFDREEIATYEEVAKLYPRPGLQRPVVLIGPPGIGRNELKRRLMALDPDKFKTTIPFTTRPIKHGEINGKEYYFVSREKMEEDIAAGKFLEHGEYKGNLYGTSADSVKSIINAGYVCILNPHYQALKMLRTPDIKPFVVYIKPPSFDILKETRHEAYARSTFDEANSRGFTDEEFEEIERSAARIEFLYGHWFDEVIENADLSIAFEHLVQAVQRLETEPLWVPASWVQ